A genomic window from Candidatus Methylacidiphilum fumarolicum includes:
- the trpA gene encoding tryptophan synthase subunit alpha, whose translation MIGRIEKTFLELQKRGTKAFIPFVMAGDPTPEVFLNVVEILEESGADILEVGIPFSDPLADGPIIQQSAFRALKGGVHIDQVFSLLNIIRKKSNIPIVLFSYLNPIFRYGIERFAAKAYDNGADGVLIVDLPPEESLEGINSLEEKLDRILLVTPATSTLRKKRIAERTRGFLYCVSRNGITGLQKELSKEAYELVKSMETLSKVPLCVGFGVSTPHQAKTVASYADGVVVGSALVDELARIVEGKSTLEKFKEFAFSLAKSIHKEQKNNQSL comes from the coding sequence ATGATTGGCAGAATTGAAAAAACTTTTTTAGAATTACAGAAGCGTGGAACCAAAGCTTTCATTCCATTTGTAATGGCTGGAGACCCAACTCCTGAAGTATTTCTTAATGTAGTGGAAATTCTTGAGGAATCAGGGGCAGACATCTTAGAAGTAGGTATCCCCTTTTCAGATCCTTTAGCGGATGGCCCGATAATCCAACAGTCGGCTTTTCGAGCTCTCAAGGGGGGGGTGCATATCGACCAGGTTTTTTCTCTTTTGAATATAATCCGAAAGAAATCCAATATTCCAATTGTTCTTTTTTCCTATTTAAACCCAATTTTTCGTTATGGCATAGAACGGTTTGCTGCTAAAGCCTATGACAATGGTGCAGATGGGGTATTGATCGTCGATCTGCCCCCGGAAGAATCTCTTGAGGGAATCAATTCTTTGGAAGAAAAATTAGATCGAATTTTGCTTGTTACCCCTGCCACCTCCACGCTTAGAAAAAAGAGGATAGCGGAAAGAACCAGGGGATTTCTTTATTGCGTTTCGCGTAACGGCATCACTGGCTTACAAAAAGAACTTTCTAAGGAAGCTTATGAATTGGTAAAATCAATGGAGACTTTAAGCAAGGTGCCACTTTGTGTTGGATTTGGAGTGTCGACTCCGCATCAGGCAAAAACAGTAGCATCCTATGCCGATGGAGTGGTCGTGGGTAGCGCGTTAGTTGATGAATTAGCCAGGATCGTGGAAGGTAAAAGTACCTTAGAGAAATTTAAGGAGTTTGCTTTTTCGCTTGCAAAAAGTATTCATAAAGAGCAAAAAAATAATCAATCATTGTGA